A genomic segment from Nicotiana sylvestris chromosome 1, ASM39365v2, whole genome shotgun sequence encodes:
- the LOC104243442 gene encoding uncharacterized protein isoform X3: MGQQTVDSKTSDHGKANTKSGVPKHDKPLSVPEAVMGTAVQDSQSENVVAASKSIESPLFPEANNMVNNVSNITGSKRPTPECLVNPLNRCSTNNSGSGHLVYVRRRPDGELSKTAASNNQSGVTDYSQLKKLSQHDEKAQTEIQIKEARYYVPEVSSMSRTPSRGSLSMKPSVPPSTGESNNNLASVNVSNYQVTSTSLLLDNPKKVNFKHWEERYFQLQNLLHKLEQSKQEDYIQTVLRSLSSVDLSKHAVELEKRSIRLALEEAKEVQRVRVSDVLGKYPMNPNSSVA, from the exons ATGGGTCAACAAACAGTAGATTCAAAAACAAGTGACCACGGGAAGGCTAATACTAAATCTGGTGTACCCAAGCATGATAAACCGCTATCAGTGCCAGAAGCTGTAATGGGTACTGCAGTACAAGATTCGCAGAGCGAGAATGTGGTTGCAGCCTCCAAATCAATTGAAAGCCCACTATTTCCTGAAGCGAACAATATGGTCAATAATGTTTCTAATATAACTGGCTCCAAAAGACCTACTCCTGAATGCCTAGTGAACCCACTCAACCGATGCTCAACAAACAATTCTGGTAGCGGGCATCTTGTCTATGTTCGTAGAAGACCTGACGGAGAGTTAAGCAAGACTGCTGCTAGTAACAACCAAAGTGGTGTTACTGATTATTCACAACTGAAAAAGCTTAGTCAACATGATGAGAAAGCTCAGACCGAAATCCAGATAAAAGAAGCTAGATATTACGTTCCAGAAGTTTCATCAATGTCAAGGACTCCTTCGAGGGGCTCCTTGTCCATGAAACCTTCAGTTCCTCCGTCTACAGGAGAGTCCAACAACAATTTAGCTTCAGTTAATGTTAGCAACTATCAAGTAACTTCTACCAGCCTATTGTTGGATAATCCCAAGAAGGTTAATTTTAAGCATTGGGAAGAGCGGTATTTCCAATTGCAGAACTTATTGCACAAACTGGAGCAATCAAAGCAAGAGGATTATATCCAGA CAGTGCTTCGTTCTCTGTCCTCTGTTGACCTAAGCAAACATGCTGTTGAACTGGAGAAGAGGTCCATCCGGCTTGCATTGGAGGAAG CGAAAGAGGTGCAACGAGTAAGAGTCTCGGATGTTTTGGGGAAATATCCAATGAACCCCAATAGCTCTGTAGCTTGA
- the LOC104243442 gene encoding uncharacterized protein isoform X4, which produces MGQQTVDSKTSDHGKANTKSGVPKHDKPLSVPEAVMGTAVQDSQSENVVAASKSIESPLFPEANNMVNNVSNITGSKRPTPECLVNPLNRCSTNNSGSGHLVYVRRRPDGELSKTAASNNQSGVTDYSQLKKLSQHDEKAQTEIQIKEARYYVPEVSSMSRTPSRGSLSMKPSVPPSTGESNNNLASVNVSNYQVTSTSLLLDNPKKVNFKHWEERYFQLQNLLHKLEQSKQEDYIQMLRSLSSVDLSKHAVELEKRSIRLALEEAKEVQRVRVSDVLGKYPMNPNSSVA; this is translated from the exons ATGGGTCAACAAACAGTAGATTCAAAAACAAGTGACCACGGGAAGGCTAATACTAAATCTGGTGTACCCAAGCATGATAAACCGCTATCAGTGCCAGAAGCTGTAATGGGTACTGCAGTACAAGATTCGCAGAGCGAGAATGTGGTTGCAGCCTCCAAATCAATTGAAAGCCCACTATTTCCTGAAGCGAACAATATGGTCAATAATGTTTCTAATATAACTGGCTCCAAAAGACCTACTCCTGAATGCCTAGTGAACCCACTCAACCGATGCTCAACAAACAATTCTGGTAGCGGGCATCTTGTCTATGTTCGTAGAAGACCTGACGGAGAGTTAAGCAAGACTGCTGCTAGTAACAACCAAAGTGGTGTTACTGATTATTCACAACTGAAAAAGCTTAGTCAACATGATGAGAAAGCTCAGACCGAAATCCAGATAAAAGAAGCTAGATATTACGTTCCAGAAGTTTCATCAATGTCAAGGACTCCTTCGAGGGGCTCCTTGTCCATGAAACCTTCAGTTCCTCCGTCTACAGGAGAGTCCAACAACAATTTAGCTTCAGTTAATGTTAGCAACTATCAAGTAACTTCTACCAGCCTATTGTTGGATAATCCCAAGAAGGTTAATTTTAAGCATTGGGAAGAGCGGTATTTCCAATTGCAGAACTTATTGCACAAACTGGAGCAATCAAAGCAAGAGGATTATATCCAGA TGCTTCGTTCTCTGTCCTCTGTTGACCTAAGCAAACATGCTGTTGAACTGGAGAAGAGGTCCATCCGGCTTGCATTGGAGGAAG CGAAAGAGGTGCAACGAGTAAGAGTCTCGGATGTTTTGGGGAAATATCCAATGAACCCCAATAGCTCTGTAGCTTGA
- the LOC104243442 gene encoding uncharacterized protein isoform X1 gives MSWNGTTSNGTFSSSHVMLHHLDAMGQQTVDSKTSDHGKANTKSGVPKHDKPLSVPEAVMGTAVQDSQSENVVAASKSIESPLFPEANNMVNNVSNITGSKRPTPECLVNPLNRCSTNNSGSGHLVYVRRRPDGELSKTAASNNQSGVTDYSQLKKLSQHDEKAQTEIQIKEARYYVPEVSSMSRTPSRGSLSMKPSVPPSTGESNNNLASVNVSNYQVTSTSLLLDNPKKVNFKHWEERYFQLQNLLHKLEQSKQEDYIQTVLRSLSSVDLSKHAVELEKRSIRLALEEAKEVQRVRVSDVLGKYPMNPNSSVA, from the exons ATGTCTTGGAATGGAACCACCTCGAATGGAACATTTTCTTCTTCTCATGTCATGCTCCATCATCTCGACGCG ATGGGTCAACAAACAGTAGATTCAAAAACAAGTGACCACGGGAAGGCTAATACTAAATCTGGTGTACCCAAGCATGATAAACCGCTATCAGTGCCAGAAGCTGTAATGGGTACTGCAGTACAAGATTCGCAGAGCGAGAATGTGGTTGCAGCCTCCAAATCAATTGAAAGCCCACTATTTCCTGAAGCGAACAATATGGTCAATAATGTTTCTAATATAACTGGCTCCAAAAGACCTACTCCTGAATGCCTAGTGAACCCACTCAACCGATGCTCAACAAACAATTCTGGTAGCGGGCATCTTGTCTATGTTCGTAGAAGACCTGACGGAGAGTTAAGCAAGACTGCTGCTAGTAACAACCAAAGTGGTGTTACTGATTATTCACAACTGAAAAAGCTTAGTCAACATGATGAGAAAGCTCAGACCGAAATCCAGATAAAAGAAGCTAGATATTACGTTCCAGAAGTTTCATCAATGTCAAGGACTCCTTCGAGGGGCTCCTTGTCCATGAAACCTTCAGTTCCTCCGTCTACAGGAGAGTCCAACAACAATTTAGCTTCAGTTAATGTTAGCAACTATCAAGTAACTTCTACCAGCCTATTGTTGGATAATCCCAAGAAGGTTAATTTTAAGCATTGGGAAGAGCGGTATTTCCAATTGCAGAACTTATTGCACAAACTGGAGCAATCAAAGCAAGAGGATTATATCCAGA CAGTGCTTCGTTCTCTGTCCTCTGTTGACCTAAGCAAACATGCTGTTGAACTGGAGAAGAGGTCCATCCGGCTTGCATTGGAGGAAG CGAAAGAGGTGCAACGAGTAAGAGTCTCGGATGTTTTGGGGAAATATCCAATGAACCCCAATAGCTCTGTAGCTTGA
- the LOC104243442 gene encoding uncharacterized protein isoform X2, whose amino-acid sequence MSWNGTTSNGTFSSSHVMLHHLDAMGQQTVDSKTSDHGKANTKSGVPKHDKPLSVPEAVMGTAVQDSQSENVVAASKSIESPLFPEANNMVNNVSNITGSKRPTPECLVNPLNRCSTNNSGSGHLVYVRRRPDGELSKTAASNNQSGVTDYSQLKKLSQHDEKAQTEIQIKEARYYVPEVSSMSRTPSRGSLSMKPSVPPSTGESNNNLASVNVSNYQVTSTSLLLDNPKKVNFKHWEERYFQLQNLLHKLEQSKQEDYIQMLRSLSSVDLSKHAVELEKRSIRLALEEAKEVQRVRVSDVLGKYPMNPNSSVA is encoded by the exons ATGTCTTGGAATGGAACCACCTCGAATGGAACATTTTCTTCTTCTCATGTCATGCTCCATCATCTCGACGCG ATGGGTCAACAAACAGTAGATTCAAAAACAAGTGACCACGGGAAGGCTAATACTAAATCTGGTGTACCCAAGCATGATAAACCGCTATCAGTGCCAGAAGCTGTAATGGGTACTGCAGTACAAGATTCGCAGAGCGAGAATGTGGTTGCAGCCTCCAAATCAATTGAAAGCCCACTATTTCCTGAAGCGAACAATATGGTCAATAATGTTTCTAATATAACTGGCTCCAAAAGACCTACTCCTGAATGCCTAGTGAACCCACTCAACCGATGCTCAACAAACAATTCTGGTAGCGGGCATCTTGTCTATGTTCGTAGAAGACCTGACGGAGAGTTAAGCAAGACTGCTGCTAGTAACAACCAAAGTGGTGTTACTGATTATTCACAACTGAAAAAGCTTAGTCAACATGATGAGAAAGCTCAGACCGAAATCCAGATAAAAGAAGCTAGATATTACGTTCCAGAAGTTTCATCAATGTCAAGGACTCCTTCGAGGGGCTCCTTGTCCATGAAACCTTCAGTTCCTCCGTCTACAGGAGAGTCCAACAACAATTTAGCTTCAGTTAATGTTAGCAACTATCAAGTAACTTCTACCAGCCTATTGTTGGATAATCCCAAGAAGGTTAATTTTAAGCATTGGGAAGAGCGGTATTTCCAATTGCAGAACTTATTGCACAAACTGGAGCAATCAAAGCAAGAGGATTATATCCAGA TGCTTCGTTCTCTGTCCTCTGTTGACCTAAGCAAACATGCTGTTGAACTGGAGAAGAGGTCCATCCGGCTTGCATTGGAGGAAG CGAAAGAGGTGCAACGAGTAAGAGTCTCGGATGTTTTGGGGAAATATCCAATGAACCCCAATAGCTCTGTAGCTTGA
- the LOC104243444 gene encoding metal-independent phosphoserine phosphatase encodes MAEGGVRFVGNRYWVLRHGKSIPNEMGLIVSSMENGELEQYKLAPEGIKQAELAGESFLKALKEDEVPLENVRICYSPFSRTTHTAQVVASVLDISFEGPQCMVLEDLRERFFGPSYELKSHDKYPDIWALDEKDPFMQPEGGESVADVVSRLTSALINMESQFRGCTVLVVSHGDPLQIFQTVLNAATDYKGSCENDLTSRIQAVKIPSVLSQHRRFALQTGELRSVV; translated from the exons ATGGCAGAAGGCGGCGTTAGGTTTGTGGGGAACAGATATTGGGTGCTGAGGCATGGCAAAAGCATTCCCAACGAAATGGGCCTCATTGTTTCCTCCATG GAAAATGGAGAACTTGAACAATATAAGTTGGCTCCTGAAGGAATCAAACAGGCTGAATTGGCTGGAGAGTCATTCCTAAAG GCACTGAAAGAAGATGAAGTACCACTTGAAAATGTTCGAATCTGCTACTCTCCCTTCTCGAGGACCACTCATACTGCACAAGTGGTTGCATCAGTTCTAGATATTTCTTTTGAAGGACCGCAATGTATG GTTCTAGAAGATCTTCGGGAGCGTTTCTTTGGTCCTTCATATGAACTTAAGTCTCATGATAAA TATCCAGATATATGGGCTCTAGATGAGAAGGATCCATTCATGCAGCCTGAAGGGGGAGAAAGTGTTGCAGATGTAGTGTCTAGACTCACAAGTGCATTGATTAACATGGAGTCACAATTTCGAGG ATGCACAGTGTTGGTGGTCAGCCATGGCGACCCTCTGCAAATTTTCCAGACGGTACTAAATGCAGCTACGGATTACAAAGGATCCTGTGAAAATGACTTGACATCAAGAATACAAGCAGTCAAAATCCCTTCTGTTCTGTCGCAGCACCGGAGGTTTGCTCTACAAACAGGAGAATTGCGCTCAGTAGTATAA
- the LOC104243443 gene encoding uncharacterized protein codes for MESSAILREWFDRVDSEKIGSITAIQLKSAFAIGNLEFPISVVQQMIRMYDFDKNGTMSFEEFVELNKFLLKVQHVFSDLERGRGFLVPDDVYEALIKIGFHLDSPALYTVCESFDRNKNGKFRLDDFISLCIFVQSARNLFDSFDTGKQGRVTLDINQFIYCTANCRI; via the exons ATGGAAAGCTCGGCGATTCTGAGAGAGTGGTTCGATCGGGTCGACTCGGAGAAAATCGGCAGTATCACTGCTATTCAACTCAAG AGTGCTTTTGCAATTGGAAATTTAGAATTTCCTATCTCTGTTGTCCAGCAAATGATCAG GATGTATGATTTTGACAAGAATGGAACTATGAGTTTTGAAG AGTTTGTTGAACTTAACAAGTTTCTGCTGAAG GTGCAACATGTGTTCTCAGACTTGGAGAG GGGTCGTGGATTCCTTGTCCCAGATGATGTTTACGAG GCGTTGATAAAAATAGGATTCCACCTCGACTCTCCTGCATTATACACTGTGTGCGAG AGTTTTGATAGGAACAAGAATGGAAAATTCAGGCTTGATGACTTCATATCTCTTTGTATCTTTGTACAGTCTGCACG GAACCTTTTTGATTCATTTGATACAGGCAAGCAAGGCCGAGTGACTCTTGATATCAACCAATTTATCTACTGCA CTGCTAATTGTAGAATCTAA